GATCGCGACTTTTGCGTCAGTTCAGCCTTTTCGTTTTCACTCGCGGTCACTTAACCTCCACTCCCTGGCTCATAAGTGAACGTAAAAGTCTGGCACGGATATTACGAATGGTCATGTATATCTTGGTTCCCGCTCACTGATACGAAGCAGACGGGCATTTTGCTTCCCGAGATTCAACATAGGACCTTTTTATTTGGAGAGAGGTCCTAGTCTGTTTGTCGCTTTGTAATTCGTTTACATCTACAGTTCCACAACTTCGTAAACGCACTTGGTACTCTCGATGTCGTCACTGTCGTTCGCCAGGATCTCACATCCTCGGCGTCTGGGAGAGGAGAACTTGTGGAAGTTGCCGTCGCAGCCGTCGTGGTGGTGGTCTGGAGAGTGCGGGCGCAGCGGCGTGGCGGAGCACCCTCCCGCGGGCATGTGTCAGGAGGCGGCGGGTGAGGCGCGCTCGTTGATGAGCGTCGTCAGCGTGATGGTCTCGGTGGCCCGCAGCGTGGAGGACCTGCAGCCCGAGATCCCCGAGCGACCCGGCCGGAGGAAGGCGCGGGTTCGGTGCCCTTGGTCGACCCAGCGGCAGCAGCAGAAGAGGTAGCGGTTGTAGTACTTTCTGAAGGTACCGGATATGCAGTAGAGGGCGATGGGGTTGATGCACGAGTTCATGAAGCTGAGGCAGAAGCCGATGATCCTGAGGGCGTGCCAGAAGCCGTTGAACTTGACGGAGGCGAGCGGGTCCAGGTAGAACCACAGCAGGAACACGTGGGACGGCAGGAAGCACACGGCGAAGATGAGCACGAAGCACAGCACGATCTGGGCGACCTTCCTCCGCGTCCTCCTCTGGCCGTGGAAGACGCGCGACTCTCCAGGCACGTCGTCGGAGGCCAGCAGGTGCCGCGCCATCAGCAGGTAAAAGGTGGCGATGACCACCAACGGCAGCAGGTAGTAGAGAAGGGCCTTGACGATGATGTTGGTCTGTGGGTACCAGTCGGGCAAGTAGTCCGGGAAAGGGTAGCACACGCTGATTGCCTTTCCTTCAGATACCTGGAACACCTGCACGTGGGAGAACACGCCGGCGGGAGTGGCCAGCACCACCGCCAGGAACCAGATGGCCACCGCGAACCGCACCGTCCTCCGCCCAGCGCCGCCCGCAGCCTGGGAGGGGCAAAGAGGTCACAGGAGGTCAGCTATCAGTCTTCGCAAGGGTGACAAAACAAGGATAAAGGGGAGATAAAGATGAAAGTTCGATAACAAGCAAATACATTTACCTGTATAAGGAAGGGTAAATATTTGAAAGGGATTGTTGGAGAACCAGAGAAACAAGATAATAGAAAtgaacacacaaatgaacacacacacacatacacacacacacacacacacacacacacacacactcaaatatatatatatatatatatatataaattatatatatatatatatatatatatatatatatatatatatatatatatccacatttatatatatgtatttttgtgtgagtattggtttgtgtgtgtatggatatatgtatgtatatatatacaaatatgcatgtatgtgtgtatatatacatatatatatacatatatatgtatatatatttgtatatatatataagtgcacacacacacacacacacacacacacacacacacacacacacacacacacacacatatatatatatatatatatatatatgtatatatatatatatatatatatatatatatatagagagagagagagagagagagagagagagagatagatatatgtgtgtgtgtgtgtgtgtgtgtgtatgtgtacatatatatgtatatatgtgtatgtgtatctatctatttatctatctatctatatgtatgtatgtatacatacatacacacacacacacacacacacacacatatatatatatatatatatatatatatataaatgaatgcatatatatatatatgtttatatatatatatatatatatatatatatatatatatatatatatatgtgcgtgtgtgtgtgtgtgtgtgtgtttaagttaaAAGAACGCTGACTTACCAGGTTTCCATGGCAACGCTGGAATTTTGTTATTGCAATATCTATttgaggaaaatggggagagagaaaaagacacacacacacacacacacacacacacacacacacacacacacacacacacacacacacacacacacacacacacacacacatatatatatatatatattatattatatatacattcatatatatatacatgaaaaaaaaaaatatacatatatatatatatatatatatatatatatatatatagagagagagagagagagagagagaatgagagagagagggagaaagacagagagcgagatacaaccaaagagacaaacaggtagaacgagagagagagagagagagagagagagaaatacaaaaaacaaaaacaagaataacaaccaaATAAccatacctaaaaaaaaataacaaccacaaaaaaacaaacacaacgaacaaaagcaacaaaaacagcaacaaaaacagcaacaacaacacaccagCTCTCTCACCCTGCGAACAGTCGAGACGATGGCGAGGTAACGATCCGCCGACAGCGCCGTCAGGGTGAAGACAGTCACCCCGACGGACACATCCCTCACCAGCTCGCTAAACTTGCACTCGAAGGTTCCGTAGGGCCAGGACTCGATCGTGTAAATGGTGGAGACGAAGGGCACGCTGAAGAAGAGCACCAGGAGGTCTCCGAGGGCCAGAGAGATTATGTAGGTGTTGGGGACGTTTCTCAGGGTTTTGTTCTTCACGAAAATGACGATGAGGCAGCCGTTacctggggaaggggaggaggaggaggaggaggaggaggaggaggaggaggaggaggaggaggaggaggaggaggaggaggaggagggaggaggaggtggtggtcgaggaggaggaggaggaggtgaaagaggatgtGGTGGTgtaagagggggggtaggaggaagaggggggagtggagggagggataggaggaggaggaggaggaggaggaagaaaaggggtagtgagaggaagaggaggtggaggggaaggaggaggagatagttgagggggggaggaggtgggggaaaggaggaggaggaagaagaagaggaaaggaggaggaggaggaggtggaggaaggggggaggggatggaggagggggggaagtagaagatggaggaggaggaggagggggataggggagggaggaggaggtggtggtggaggaggagaaggaggaggtgaaagaggatgtggtggtggaagagggggggtaggaggaagaggggggtggagggagggataggaggaggaggaggaggaggaggaggaagaaaaggggtagtgagaggaagaggaggtggagggggagaaggaggagatagttgagggggggaggaggtgggggaaaggaggaggaggaaggtttgAAGGTAAGGCGGAATAGAAAACGGATAGAGTCTTTTAAATATGTGGATAACGTAATGTACATTATGGtgtcattaaaaatattaatgcaaTCTAAGATCGTAACTTCATTTAGAATACTTAAGAGAATGAATGACAAGCCTGAGACGCTGATATCatggtaggaaggagagagaaagagagagagagagagagagagagagagagagagagagagagagagagagagagagagagagagagagagagagagagagagagagagagagagagagagagagagagagagagagagagagagagagagagagagagagagagagagagagagagagagagaaagagagagagagagagaacagaggtagagtaagagagagagagagagagagagagaagagagtagagagagagagagagagagagagagagagagaagagagagagagagagaacagaggtagagagagagagagagagagagagaagagagagagagagagagagagagagagagagagagagagagagagagagagagagagagagagagagagagagagagagagagagagagagaaagagagagagagagagaacagaggtagagaaagagagagagagagaacagaggtagagaaagagagagagagagagagaaagagagagagagagagagagaacagaggtagagagagagagagagagagagagagagagagagagagagagagagagatgagagagagagagagagagagaggagagagagagagagagagaagagagagagaaagtgagagagagagagagagagagagagagagagagagagagagagagagagagagagagagagagagagaaagagggagagaggagagagagagagagagagagagagagagagagagagagagaagaggagagagagagagagagagagagagagagagagagagagagagagagagagaaagagagagaaagagagagagagagagaacagaggtagagtaagagagagagagagagagagagagagagagagagagagagagagagagagagagagagagagagagagagagagagaatgagagagagagagagaacagaggtagagaagagagagagagagagagagagagagagagagaagagagagagagagagagagagagagagagagaaagagagagagagagagagagagagagagagagagagagagagagagagaggagagagagagagagagagagagagagagagagagagagagagagagagagagaaagaggagagagagagagaacagaggtagagtaagagagagagagagagagagaaagagagagagagagagagagagagagagagagagagagagagagagagagagagagagagagagagagaataagagagagagagagaacagaggtagagaaagagagagagagagagagaaagagagagagagagagagaacagaggtagagagagagagagagaggagagagagagagagagagagagagagagagagagagagagagagagagagagagagagagagagagagagagagagagcgaaagagagagagagagagaacagaggtagagaaagagagagagagagagaaagagagagagagagagagaacaggaggtagagagagagagagagagagagagaggagagagagagagagagagagagagagagagagagagagagagagagagagagagagagagagagagagaggagagagagagagagagagagagagagagagagagagagagagaggagagagagagagagagagagagagagagagagagagagagagagagagagagagagagagagagaagagagagagagagagagagagagagagagaaagagaggagagagagagagaagagagagagagaagaggagagagagagagagagagagagagagagagagagagagagaggagagagagagagagaagagagagagaggagagagaggagagaagagagagagagagaggggaagagagagagagagagagagagagagagagagagagagagagagagagagagagagagagagagagagagaggaggagagagagagagagagagagagagagggagagagagagaaagtgagggagagagagagagagagagagagagagagagagagaggagagagagaggagagagagagagagagaggagagagagagagagagagagaaaaaagtgggagagagagagagagagagagagagagagagagagagagagagagagagagagagagagagagagagagagagagagagagagagagagaaagagagagagagagagaaaaaaaaaagagagagagagagagagagagagagagagagagagagagagagagagagagagagagagagagagagagagagagagagagagagagagagagagagacaggggggagacagacaaacagacagacagacagagcggaaCGCCCCTCGCCATATGGTGAGAGGCGTAATGCCTCAGCTTCCAAAAGAAACTTTAATTAAGTTGCACATGATCTCATTAACAGCCATAAGCCAGAGCGTCGCATCTTAATTATTAGATGTACAGTTGAACTTTGGAAGGAAGAGGCAAGATGAGAATATCGTTCAAAAAAAGTCATCTAAGGGCAGGTATTTTTGTGGcgtttctctcgctccctctttctctttgtgtatgtgcctgtccacttttttgtctcctttctcagtctctgctttttttaaaaattattatctatctgtctatttatcgatgtatctctttcactctctctttctgaccttctcttctctctctgtctgtctcggtctgtctgtctctgtctctctctctctctctctctctctcacacacacacacacatagacatacacacacacacaaaccagacGCTACCCGACCTTCCCAACAAGTACGTAACATTACGCGACCCGCCGTTTGAGGGTAGGCTACACGCACACACCACTCTCTATGTCAATCAACACACCAATCAGTGGCATTCATGCATACGACAAAGCCATCCAGTACATACCACGCTTTCAACCTTTTGTCTTTTCCATGTgccatttatgttttgtttgcgtACCGACTACCGAAGCAAACAGGcaattaataagaaagaaagtgagagtggaaaaagataacagaaacgaagagaaaaaacagtttggtgtttctttgttttcgtttgaaTCTGTTGTGATGAGGTTTATTTTTGCCTCTGCGTTTTAAGTGCATTAGGAGTTAGGAAAATGAAAAACTTCATTATATTGTTCTTAAACGTCAATTGCGTTATTCTGAGATGAGGCTCCATACGCGTATTTTTATGTGGAGAAtatgatatttttaaaatgaGTTGCGAAAtatgaggaagataggaaggcttttcttctttgttactatattttattctctttttctgatTTCCCAGTTGTTTTaccgaacccacacacacacacacacacacacacacacacacacacacacacacacacacacatatatatatatatatatatatatatatacatatataaatacacacatatgtgtgtgtgtgtgtgtgtgtgtgtgtgtgtgtgtgtttgtgtgtgtacgtgtgtgtgtgtgtgtacatatatgcaggcAAACACTTGACACACCCGACTCACCTATGACACcgacgatgaaaatgatagcgAAGAGGACGGGGACGATGTAAGTTTCCGGCCTCTGGTAGTACGGCACGTAGTGGTCGGTCGCGTTGACCTCGCTCTCGACGTCTATTTCGGTTTCTGAGGTCATCCTTTTGGGTCgaaaagtaggaaagagagaaaatgttgaaGGAAGAAGTAGGATCCTACTCAAAGattgaagaggaggagcaggaagacagTCTCGTGTTTACtaagcagagaggaggaggaggaggaggaggaggaagatggtctCGTGTTTTCTGAGcagaaaggaaaagcagaaggacAGTCTGGGGTTTACTGTATGGAGGGGAGAAGCAGCAGGTGAGTCTTGGGTTTATTGAGCAGAGAGCAAAGGAATGCTGGGATGTTTTTGGACGTGTGAACTGGATTATATCCTGAGAATGGGAGAAGCAGAGAATTTGATATTGTGGGATACCTTTCACCGTCTTAGTGTTGCCAATCCGGTGctgaggaaaacaaaaagaaagggaaaaaaaaagaacatgaataaCAAGCGATTAATTTAAATTCACATCAGAGTTCATATCACTTTTTTTCAAACCGAAAAATTCTAAAAGTTTTAGAATCCATTTGCCAAAAATAACTAACACGGATttcatttatctttgttatttcccAGAAACGAAGGATCTCTTACCAAATCTTATTGCAATTTCTAGGATTCTTGCATTAAATAAAAGGTTCTTCTGCCTATAGAAGCTTTGCAAATGCATTTGCGAAATAGCACCGTGTCACTGATTTCCGTTCTGAGAATCCCTGAGTCGCGCCAAACATTCtgaaaagcagaaggaaaaataattagtgttattacaaTTGGTTTATCATTAGAAACGTGAAGAAAATTCAAGTGTTATCAAACTGCgaaaattatatattacatttatgatgattcatttacttattcatttactaaTATTTCCTTTTTCCAATTCTAAAAATCtttgttaaattttttttcttgttaatgatttccaagaaaaaaaaaatcgcaacagGCGGTCTCATACACAACAATGAAGACGTTCTCGGAAAGAAACATTActtttgtgtctgtgttggtgcgttttcctgtgtgtgtgtgagtgtgtgtgtgagtgtgtgtgtgtgtgtgtgtgagtgtgtgagagagagtgtgtgtgcatatatgtaggtataaataggtgtgtgtatacgtaaacacacacaaatatatttgtgcatacgCTTAATCATCCTTATGATTTTTATCCTTGTCACTGTCATGATATAGCggagtattataatgataatagtaatacaactattatattatattgtaatgataatagttatactagACTGCAATTCTGATTATTTGCAGGGTGTAtgtaataacgctaataatcGCAGCccaaatatggatatatttatatatatgtatgtttatatatacatatatatatatatatatatatatatatatatgtgtgtgtgtgtgtgtgtgtgtgcgtgtgtgtgtgcgtgtgtgtgtgtgtgtgtgtgtgtgtgtgtgtatgtgtgtgtgtgtgtgtgtgtgtgtgtgtgtgtgtgtgtgtgtgtgtgtgtgtgtgtgtgtgtgtgtgcatgtgtgtgtgttgatgcacatatatatgtatatttatgaatatatatatatatatatgtatatatatacatatatcaacactaGCAGACAGTATTTATGTCATGAAGTTGTCTGATAAAAAAATTTctcccgtttcttttctttcttcccccacaAATCCCCGCGACAGACTGATTGGAAATCGCTGCCTCAGAGTTTAACAGTTTGAGCAGTCTCGGTCGCGGTCACACACTCTACGGGTTTTCTCTCCTGATTTCAGTGAGGAAAGTGCATTGCAGTTCTTATttatccttcatcttctttttctttattatgattttgattatttttcatgactattgttattgttattatcgttatttgtatcgttagtgatgttattattattattattattattattattattattattatcattatcattattgttattatcatcataattattattgttattattattattatcattatcattatcatcataatcattataattattattatcatcatcattattattgttattatcattattattactcttgttattgttattattaatatcattataattatcattattattattatatctagcaatattatgatcatatctgtcattgttattattattgttattattaccattatgatcattattattattaataccattattatttattattgtcatcattatgatcattagtattattgccattattattatctattatcattatcattattacttttatccttatcagtattattattattattgttatcattattattatcattattatcattatcactataattgccagtattaataatgttattatcattatcactatcattattatcattatcactatcattatcattattaataatattatcatcaatatcattatcatcattgttattgttattattattattattattattattggtgttattatcactatttttattattatcattattatcatcattcttattattatcatccttattattgctattattcattattataattcttatcattatcgtcataattatcttttcttttatcattactatcattatcactatgacaatcattattattatcatcatctttttcattatggaGTAAGACGAGTTGAAGAGATGAAGGccgtgagaaagaaaaaggaagaaagaaagaaagaaagagagaaagagaaagcacaaTGCAGAAACAGAAGGAGGTGACATCTAGACACAAATTAAGAAGtatagaaaaatgagagaaatacccccccccccaaaaaaaaaaaaaaaaaaaaaaaaaagcgaatagagagaacaagagaaatacagaaaatcgaaagttgaaaaagaaaatgaccgcGTGATCAAGATGCAGACAGACACGGACTGCAATCGAGacaatgagagaagggagaaatcgCTTACAAAGCCAAGGCTCTTGCATCTGCATTGCAAAGTACGGCCTGGTACTGGACG
The sequence above is drawn from the Penaeus chinensis breed Huanghai No. 1 chromosome 33, ASM1920278v2, whole genome shotgun sequence genome and encodes:
- the LOC125043044 gene encoding neuropeptide CCHamide-1 receptor-like, with amino-acid sequence MTSETEIDVESEVNATDHYVPYYQRPETYIVPVLFAIIFIVGVIGNGCLIVIFVKNKTLRNVPNTYIISLALGDLLVLFFSVPFVSTIYTIESWPYGTFECKFSELVRDVSVGVTVFTLTALSADRYLAIVSTVRRVRELAAGGAGRRTVRFAVAIWFLAVVLATPAGVFSHVQVFQVSEGKAISVCYPFPDYLPDWYPQTNIIVKALLYYLLPLVVIATFYLLMARHLLASDDVPGESRVFHGQRRTRRKVAQIVLCFVLIFAVCFLPSHVFLLWFYLDPLASVKFNGFWHALRIIGFCLSFMNSCINPIALYCISGTFRKYYNRYLFCCCRWVDQGHRTRAFLRPGRSGISGCRSSTLRATETITLTTLINERASPAAS